The genomic DNA AGGTGAAGATCTTGATCAATTTCACAATTGCAGCCAGGTTCGCATAGCGCAAATTTTGAGATATTAGTGCCATCATCAATTTGATGTACCAGTCCTTTTTCTTCAAAAGTTTTTAAGGTGCGGTAGAGTGTAGTGCGCTCCGCTTTGTCAAAAGCATTCTCAATATCTGTCAAAGCAACAGCGGTATTTTTGCTGGCCATATACTTATAGATAAGTATGCGCATGGCGGTAGGTCTGACACTTTTATTGTTTAACGTTTTTTCTATCTCGGTCATGCAAATTGTAATTTTGAAATACCCGTAACACTAATGTAATCAATGTATTGGTGTATTTCAACTTCATGAGATCTTTAACTTTAAATTATGTTATTTACTTCCAAATATTAGGGGCATTTTTTGGCGTAAAGTGTTGA from Maribacter dokdonensis DSW-8 includes the following:
- a CDS encoding Fur family transcriptional regulator translates to MTEIEKTLNNKSVRPTAMRILIYKYMASKNTAVALTDIENAFDKAERTTLYRTLKTFEEKGLVHQIDDGTNISKFALCEPGCNCEIDQDLHLHFHCGNCDKTVCLTEHKIPHINLPQGYVAEDANLVIKGVCDSCSQH